A single window of Oncorhynchus keta strain PuntledgeMale-10-30-2019 chromosome 34, Oket_V2, whole genome shotgun sequence DNA harbors:
- the LOC127915289 gene encoding carbonic anhydrase 14-like isoform X1, which yields MDLVGLSLPLLLVFWQWTTTTGAAVTYWTYTGSVGQSKWADYFPDCGGKAQSPVDVATVQTQYDPSLGPLTPLGYSQHGNKPFSLYNNGHTVVVPLPGWMGLGGLPWQFTAVQMHLHWGNGAPEAGGSEHTINGQSSAAELHVVHYNSELYPNMSVAMTQQDGLAVLGVLIETGEEANQAFWNILNYLGRIRHAGETAGQSVSIPAFDVQSLLPSDLGRYYRYNGSLTTPPCFQSVLWTLFTETVKISHTQLMKLETVLYASKEDADRVVMQDNYRTPQPLNDRTILSSFPLESVKVYTAGEITAIVIGALCGCVGVAVIIRFIVKTIRSTSSWDVLPSVRPAPVPRTMEPGKELKQDVALNTTTEPGKKEDPVPPSV from the exons ATGGACTTGGtgggtctctctctgcctctattactTGTGTTTTGGCAATGGACAACTACCACAGGCGCCGCCG TGACGTACTGGACGTACACgg gTTCAGTAGGCCAGTCCAAGTGGGCGGATTACTTCCCAGACTGTGGTGGTAAGGCCCAGTCTCCGGTTGACGTGGCAACGGTCCAGACCCAGTATGACCCCAGCCTGGGCCCTCTTACCCCCCTCGGTTATAGCCAGCACGGCAACAAACCCTTCAGCCTCTACAACAACggacatacag TGGTGGTTCCTCTCCCAGGCTGGATGGGTTTAGGGGGGCTGCCCTGGCAGTTCACGGCCGTCCAGATGCACCTGCACTGGGGCAATGGAGCCCCGGAGGCCGGGGGCAGCGAACACACCATCAACGGTCAGAGCTCCGCTGCAGAG CTGCATGTGGTGCACTACAACTCAGAGCTGTACCCTAACATGTCAGTGGCTATGACCCAGCAGGATGGACTGGCAGTCCTGGGAGTCCTCATAGAG ACAGGTGAGGAGGCTAACCAGGCCTTTTGGAACATTCTCAACTACCTGGGTCGCATCAGACATGCAGGTGAGACAGCTG GTCAGAGTGTGTCCATCCCAGCCTTTGATGTCcagtccctcctgccctctgaCCTGGGGCGGTACTACCGATACAATGgctctctcaccactcctccctgcTTCCAGAGTGTCCTCTGGACCCTCTTCACAGAGACCGTCaaaatctcacacacacag cTGATGAAGCTGGAGACAGTGCTGTATGCCAGTAAGGAGGACGCTGACCGCGTCGTCATGCAGGACAACTACCGTACACCCCAACCACTTAACGACCGGACCATCCTCTCATCCTTCCCATTAG AATCAGTGAAGGTGTACACTGCCG gagAGATCACAGCGATAGTAATAGGAGCTCTGTGTGGCTGTGTTGGTGTGGCTGTCATCATTCGCTTCATAGTGAAGACTATACG CTCCACCTCTAGCTGGGACGTCCTGCCCAGTGTCCGGCCCGCCCCCGTGCCCAG GACTATGGAGCCAGGGAAGGAGCTGAAACAGGACGTGGCCCTCAACACGACCACTGAACCAGGAAAAAAAGAAGATCCTGTCCCCCCCTCAGTCTGA
- the LOC127915289 gene encoding carbonic anhydrase 14-like isoform X4 — translation MDLVGLSLPLLLVFWQWTTTTGAAVTYWTYTGSVGQSKWADYFPDCGGKAQSPVDVATVQTQYDPSLGPLTPLGYSQHGNKPFSLYNNGHTVVVPLPGWMGLGGLPWQFTAVQMHLHWGNGAPEAGGSEHTINGQSSAAELHVVHYNSELYPNMSVAMTQQDGLAVLGVLIETGEEANQAFWNILNYLGRIRHAGETAGQSVSIPAFDVQSLLPSDLGRYYRYNGSLTTPPCFQSVLWTLFTETVKISHTQLMKLETVLYASKEDADRVVMQDNYRTPQPLNDRTILSSFPLESVKVYTAGEITAIVIGALCGCVGVAVIIRFIVKTIRTMEPGKELKQDVALNTTTEPGKKEDPVPPSV, via the exons ATGGACTTGGtgggtctctctctgcctctattactTGTGTTTTGGCAATGGACAACTACCACAGGCGCCGCCG TGACGTACTGGACGTACACgg gTTCAGTAGGCCAGTCCAAGTGGGCGGATTACTTCCCAGACTGTGGTGGTAAGGCCCAGTCTCCGGTTGACGTGGCAACGGTCCAGACCCAGTATGACCCCAGCCTGGGCCCTCTTACCCCCCTCGGTTATAGCCAGCACGGCAACAAACCCTTCAGCCTCTACAACAACggacatacag TGGTGGTTCCTCTCCCAGGCTGGATGGGTTTAGGGGGGCTGCCCTGGCAGTTCACGGCCGTCCAGATGCACCTGCACTGGGGCAATGGAGCCCCGGAGGCCGGGGGCAGCGAACACACCATCAACGGTCAGAGCTCCGCTGCAGAG CTGCATGTGGTGCACTACAACTCAGAGCTGTACCCTAACATGTCAGTGGCTATGACCCAGCAGGATGGACTGGCAGTCCTGGGAGTCCTCATAGAG ACAGGTGAGGAGGCTAACCAGGCCTTTTGGAACATTCTCAACTACCTGGGTCGCATCAGACATGCAGGTGAGACAGCTG GTCAGAGTGTGTCCATCCCAGCCTTTGATGTCcagtccctcctgccctctgaCCTGGGGCGGTACTACCGATACAATGgctctctcaccactcctccctgcTTCCAGAGTGTCCTCTGGACCCTCTTCACAGAGACCGTCaaaatctcacacacacag cTGATGAAGCTGGAGACAGTGCTGTATGCCAGTAAGGAGGACGCTGACCGCGTCGTCATGCAGGACAACTACCGTACACCCCAACCACTTAACGACCGGACCATCCTCTCATCCTTCCCATTAG AATCAGTGAAGGTGTACACTGCCG gagAGATCACAGCGATAGTAATAGGAGCTCTGTGTGGCTGTGTTGGTGTGGCTGTCATCATTCGCTTCATAGTGAAGACTATACG GACTATGGAGCCAGGGAAGGAGCTGAAACAGGACGTGGCCCTCAACACGACCACTGAACCAGGAAAAAAAGAAGATCCTGTCCCCCCCTCAGTCTGA
- the LOC127915289 gene encoding carbonic anhydrase 14-like isoform X3 produces the protein MDLVGLSLPLLLVFWQWTTTTGAAGSVGQSKWADYFPDCGGKAQSPVDVATVQTQYDPSLGPLTPLGYSQHGNKPFSLYNNGHTVVVPLPGWMGLGGLPWQFTAVQMHLHWGNGAPEAGGSEHTINGQSSAAELHVVHYNSELYPNMSVAMTQQDGLAVLGVLIETGEEANQAFWNILNYLGRIRHAGETAGQSVSIPAFDVQSLLPSDLGRYYRYNGSLTTPPCFQSVLWTLFTETVKISHTQLMKLETVLYASKEDADRVVMQDNYRTPQPLNDRTILSSFPLESVKVYTAGEITAIVIGALCGCVGVAVIIRFIVKTIRSTSSWDVLPSVRPAPVPRTMEPGKELKQDVALNTTTEPGKKEDPVPPSV, from the exons ATGGACTTGGtgggtctctctctgcctctattactTGTGTTTTGGCAATGGACAACTACCACAGGCGCCGCCG gTTCAGTAGGCCAGTCCAAGTGGGCGGATTACTTCCCAGACTGTGGTGGTAAGGCCCAGTCTCCGGTTGACGTGGCAACGGTCCAGACCCAGTATGACCCCAGCCTGGGCCCTCTTACCCCCCTCGGTTATAGCCAGCACGGCAACAAACCCTTCAGCCTCTACAACAACggacatacag TGGTGGTTCCTCTCCCAGGCTGGATGGGTTTAGGGGGGCTGCCCTGGCAGTTCACGGCCGTCCAGATGCACCTGCACTGGGGCAATGGAGCCCCGGAGGCCGGGGGCAGCGAACACACCATCAACGGTCAGAGCTCCGCTGCAGAG CTGCATGTGGTGCACTACAACTCAGAGCTGTACCCTAACATGTCAGTGGCTATGACCCAGCAGGATGGACTGGCAGTCCTGGGAGTCCTCATAGAG ACAGGTGAGGAGGCTAACCAGGCCTTTTGGAACATTCTCAACTACCTGGGTCGCATCAGACATGCAGGTGAGACAGCTG GTCAGAGTGTGTCCATCCCAGCCTTTGATGTCcagtccctcctgccctctgaCCTGGGGCGGTACTACCGATACAATGgctctctcaccactcctccctgcTTCCAGAGTGTCCTCTGGACCCTCTTCACAGAGACCGTCaaaatctcacacacacag cTGATGAAGCTGGAGACAGTGCTGTATGCCAGTAAGGAGGACGCTGACCGCGTCGTCATGCAGGACAACTACCGTACACCCCAACCACTTAACGACCGGACCATCCTCTCATCCTTCCCATTAG AATCAGTGAAGGTGTACACTGCCG gagAGATCACAGCGATAGTAATAGGAGCTCTGTGTGGCTGTGTTGGTGTGGCTGTCATCATTCGCTTCATAGTGAAGACTATACG CTCCACCTCTAGCTGGGACGTCCTGCCCAGTGTCCGGCCCGCCCCCGTGCCCAG GACTATGGAGCCAGGGAAGGAGCTGAAACAGGACGTGGCCCTCAACACGACCACTGAACCAGGAAAAAAAGAAGATCCTGTCCCCCCCTCAGTCTGA
- the LOC127915289 gene encoding carbonic anhydrase 14-like isoform X2 encodes MDLVGLSLPLLLVFWQWTTTTGAAVTYWTYTGSVGQSKWADYFPDCGGKAQSPVDVATVQTQYDPSLGPLTPLGYSQHGNKPFSLYNNGHTVVVPLPGWMGLGGLPWQFTAVQMHLHWGNGAPEAGGSEHTINGQSSAAELHVVHYNSELYPNMSVAMTQQDGLAVLGVLIETGEEANQAFWNILNYLGRIRHAGQSVSIPAFDVQSLLPSDLGRYYRYNGSLTTPPCFQSVLWTLFTETVKISHTQLMKLETVLYASKEDADRVVMQDNYRTPQPLNDRTILSSFPLESVKVYTAGEITAIVIGALCGCVGVAVIIRFIVKTIRSTSSWDVLPSVRPAPVPRTMEPGKELKQDVALNTTTEPGKKEDPVPPSV; translated from the exons ATGGACTTGGtgggtctctctctgcctctattactTGTGTTTTGGCAATGGACAACTACCACAGGCGCCGCCG TGACGTACTGGACGTACACgg gTTCAGTAGGCCAGTCCAAGTGGGCGGATTACTTCCCAGACTGTGGTGGTAAGGCCCAGTCTCCGGTTGACGTGGCAACGGTCCAGACCCAGTATGACCCCAGCCTGGGCCCTCTTACCCCCCTCGGTTATAGCCAGCACGGCAACAAACCCTTCAGCCTCTACAACAACggacatacag TGGTGGTTCCTCTCCCAGGCTGGATGGGTTTAGGGGGGCTGCCCTGGCAGTTCACGGCCGTCCAGATGCACCTGCACTGGGGCAATGGAGCCCCGGAGGCCGGGGGCAGCGAACACACCATCAACGGTCAGAGCTCCGCTGCAGAG CTGCATGTGGTGCACTACAACTCAGAGCTGTACCCTAACATGTCAGTGGCTATGACCCAGCAGGATGGACTGGCAGTCCTGGGAGTCCTCATAGAG ACAGGTGAGGAGGCTAACCAGGCCTTTTGGAACATTCTCAACTACCTGGGTCGCATCAGACATGCAG GTCAGAGTGTGTCCATCCCAGCCTTTGATGTCcagtccctcctgccctctgaCCTGGGGCGGTACTACCGATACAATGgctctctcaccactcctccctgcTTCCAGAGTGTCCTCTGGACCCTCTTCACAGAGACCGTCaaaatctcacacacacag cTGATGAAGCTGGAGACAGTGCTGTATGCCAGTAAGGAGGACGCTGACCGCGTCGTCATGCAGGACAACTACCGTACACCCCAACCACTTAACGACCGGACCATCCTCTCATCCTTCCCATTAG AATCAGTGAAGGTGTACACTGCCG gagAGATCACAGCGATAGTAATAGGAGCTCTGTGTGGCTGTGTTGGTGTGGCTGTCATCATTCGCTTCATAGTGAAGACTATACG CTCCACCTCTAGCTGGGACGTCCTGCCCAGTGTCCGGCCCGCCCCCGTGCCCAG GACTATGGAGCCAGGGAAGGAGCTGAAACAGGACGTGGCCCTCAACACGACCACTGAACCAGGAAAAAAAGAAGATCCTGTCCCCCCCTCAGTCTGA
- the LOC127915290 gene encoding mucin-3A-like produces MLTPSLTTYIQVTTATMLTPSLTTYIQVTTATMLTPSLTTYIHVTTATILTPSLTTYIQVTTATMLTPSLTTYIQVTTATTLTPSLTTYIQVTTATMLTPSLTTYIQVTTATILTPSLTYIQVTTATMLTPSLTTYIQVTTATILTPSLTTYIQVTTATMLTPSLTTYIQVTTATMLTPSLTTYIQVTTATILTPSLTYIQVTTATMLTPSLTTYIQVTTATILTPSLTTYIQVTTATTLTPSLTTYIQVTTATTLTPSLTTYIQVTTATMLTPSLTTYIQVTTATILTPSLTYIQVTTATVLTPSLTTYR; encoded by the exons atgctgacgccatcactaacaacatacatacaggtaactacagcaaccatgctgactccatcactaacaacatacatacaggtaactacagcaaccatgctgactccatcactaacaacatacatacatgtaactacagcaaccattctgacgccatcactaacaacatacatacaggtaactacagcaaccatgctgactccatcactaacaacatacatacaggtaactacagcaaccacgctgactccatcactaacaacatacatacaggtaactacagcaaccatgctgactccatcactaacaacatacatacaggtaactacagcaaccattctgactccatcactaacatacatacaggtaactacagcaaccatgctgactccatcactaacaacatacatacaggtaactacagcaaccattctgacgccatcactaacaacatacatacaggtaactacagcaaccatgctgactccatcactaacaacatacatacag gtaactacagcaaccatgctgactccatcactaacaacatacatacaggtaactacagcaaccattctgactccatcactaacatacatacaggtaactacagcaaccatgctgactccatcactaacaacatacatacaggtaactacagcaaccattctgacgccatcactaacaacatacatacaggtaactacagcaaccacgctgactccatcactaacaacatacatacaggtaactacagcaaccacgctgactccatcactaacaacatacatacaggtaactacagcaaccatgctgactccatcactaacaacatacatacaggtaactacagcaaccattctgactccatcactaacatacatacaggtaactacagcaaccgtgctgactccatcactaacaacatacaggtaa